In a single window of the Pseudorca crassidens isolate mPseCra1 chromosome 9, mPseCra1.hap1, whole genome shotgun sequence genome:
- the LOC137231065 gene encoding myristoylated alanine-rich C-kinase substrate-like, with protein sequence MRCAAERGPGAAGRGAAGPAAARARRSVRGAPERGAHALGGRPHGRLTASSAARLAGGWGERHEATSPTEALQPSPAADVRSTDLAVLAGPRRRLRGSERVEPRGRPRPLPREPPGSAGSSAFSIGGRTGQAPTELAGAGTAAAETQAEERGRAVDRGERAAPGPDAAGRRWPQDGSREGRACAAVTQASAPAGLGVRHEALDAVPDPLPRTRKGRTLSRGGESGTWGPAPPRLGSSGADPGCEPRDASEAPGPKKRREGTWRSS encoded by the exons ATGCGCTGCGCTGCGGAGCGGGGCCCCGGGGCGGCAGGGCGCGGGGCCGCGGGGCCGGCGGCGGCCCGCGCGCGGCGCTCGGTGCGCGGGGCCCCGGAGCGCGGGGCGCATGCACTGGGCGGCCGGCCGCACGGACGGCTGACTGCTAGCTCGGCGGCGCGG CTcgcggggggctggggggagaggcaTGAGGCGACCAGCCCGACCGAGGCTCTGCAGCCTTCGCCCGCCGCGGACGTTAGGAGCACGGACCTCGCCGTCCTCGCGGGCCCGCGCCGCCGCCTCCGGGGCTCGG AGAGGGTGGAGCCGCGGGGGCGGCCGCGCCCCCTCCCGCGGGAGCCGCCCGGGAGCGCTGGGAGCTCGGCCTTCAGCATTGGAGGGCGGACGGGCCAAGCTCCCACGGAGCTGGCCGGGGCGGGGACCGCGGCCGCAGAGACTCAGGCCGAGGAGAGGGGGCGCGCAGTAGACCGCGGAGAGCGGGCTGCGCCGGGGCCCGACGCTGCCGGGCGGAGGTGGCCCCAGGATGGAAGCCGAGAGGGGAGGGCGTGCGCCGCCGTGACTCAGGCTTCTGCCCCCGCAGGCCTGGGGGTGCGACACGAGGCCCTAGACGCGGTCCCGGACCCTCTGCCCCGCACGAGGAAGGGAAGAACGCTGTCCCGGGGCGGGGAGTCGGGCACCTGGGGACCCGCGCCACCACGGCTGGGAAGCTCTGGGGCGGACCCTGGTTGCGAGCCCCGGGATGCCTCGGAAGCCCCAGGTCCCAAGAAGCGGAGAGAAGGGACCTGGAGAAGCAGCTAG
- the ZFTA gene encoding zinc finger translocation-associated protein isoform X1, with protein MEPGGDHRSRSGGGRGGPGPAAASARGRRLPPAGSSGGAEPEEDDGGQDLQLEGGALGSWGSAPLPSSRARGPASSGRKYSDHCEARASRPGKSRIPGRDHRRYYHDHWRLEYLMDFNPARHGMVCMVCGSSLATLKLSTIKRHIRQKHPYSLHWSPREKEVISNSWDAHLGLGACGEAEGPGAQGAEEEEEEEEEEEEEGAGLQACPPKGPGKAPAGGGGRRQRRGGPGAPRARRRRLSASRRAGGSRGLGARRLERRLKESLQNWFRAECLMDYDPRGNRLVCMACGRALPSLHLDDIRAHVLEVHPSSLGLSGPQRSALLQAWGGQPEALSELTQSPPDDDLVPQDLTRKSRDSAPAAGAPSSQDLSPPDVKEEAGWVPERPGPAEEEELEEGERVGIPGRSPRGRDHRRHYQERWRLEYLMELDGGRRGLVCMVCGGALASLKMSTIKRHIRQRHPGSTRLSGPVRALIAQEWSEKAAHLLALGLPCPESPRDPAAPSTAAASEEGGGEEEEEPEEEEEWWGDVPLSPGEPSERPAEEEEDDEDGPEPGGLAFPPLPPPPPPPPPPRSREQRRNYQPRWRGEYLMDYDGSRRGLVCMVCGGALATLKVSTIKRHILQVHPFSMDFTPEERQTILEAYEEAALRCYGHEGFGPPAPAPRDGGADLKAGAVCRA; from the exons ATGGAGCCTGGCGGGGACCACCGGAGCCGGAGCGGCGGCGGCAGGGGCGGCCCCGGGCCAGCAGCGGCCTCGGCACGGGGCCGACGGCTGCCGCCCGCCGGATCGAGCGGCGGCGCGGAGCCCGAGGAGGACGACGGCG GGCAAGATCTTCAGCTGGAAGGGGGTGCCTTGGGGAGCTGGGGGAGTgcccccctgccctcctccagggCTAGGGGACCAGCATCCTCAGGCAGGAAATACTCAGACCACTGTGAGGCCCGGGCCTCGAGGCCTGGAAAGAGCCGCATCCCTGGCCGTGACCACCGGCGCTACTACCACGACCACTGGCGGCTGGAGTACCTGATGGACTTCAACCCTGCCCGTCACGGCATGGTGTGCATGGTGTGCGGCAGCTCCCTGGCCACTCTCAAGCTCAGCACCATCAAGCGACACATCCGCCAAAAGCACCCCTACTCCCTGCACTGGAGTCCCCGGGAGAAGGAAGTCATCAGCAACAGCTGGGATGCCCacctggggctgggggcctgtGGAGAGGCTGAgggcccaggggcccagggggctgaggaggaggaggaggaggaggaggaagaggaggaggaaggggctggCCTCCAGGCTTGCCCTCCCAAAGGCCCAG GCAAAGCCCCAGCTGGTGGGGGCGGCCGGCGCCAGCGGCGAGGGGGCCCAGGGGCACCCCGGGCTCGGCGTCGGCGCCTGTCTGCCTCccggagggctgggggcagcagggggcTGGGTGCCCGGCGCCTGGAGCGGAGGCTGAAGGAGTCCCTGCAGAACTGGTTCCGGGCAGAGTGTCTCATGGACTATGACCCGCGGGGGAACCGGCTGGTGTGCATGGCCTGTGGCCGGGCACTACCCAGCTTGCACCTGGATGACATCCGTGCCCACGTGCTGGAGGTGCACCCCAGCTCCCTGGGGCTCAGCGGCCCCCAGCGCAGCGCCCTGCTGCAAGCCTGGGGTGGCCAGCCCGAGGCACTGTCTGAGCTCACCCAGTCCCCACCAG ACGATGACCTCGTCCCCCAGGACCTGACCAGAAAGAGCCGGGACTCGGCCCCCGCTGCTGGAGCCCCCTCCTCTCAGGATCTCAGCCCCCCAGACGTAAAGGAAGAGGCTGGCTGGGTCCCTGAGAGGCCCGGGCcggcagaggaggaggagctggaggagggcGAGAGGGTGGGGATCCCGGGCCGGTCTCCGCGGGGCCGCGACCACCGCCGCCACTACCAGGAGCGCTGGCGGCTGGAGTACCTCATGGAGTTGGACGGCGGCCGGCGCGGCCTGGTGTGCATGGTGTGCGGGGGCGCGCTGGCCTCGCTCAAGATGAGCACCATCAAGCGGCACATCCGCCAGCGCCACCCGGGCTCCACGCGCCTCAGCGGGCCAGTCAGGGCCCTCATCGCCCAGGAGTGGAGCGAGAAGGCCGCCCACCTTCTGGCCTTGGGGCTGCCCTGCCCCGAGTCCCCCAGGGACCCTGCCGCCCCCAGCACAGCCGCAGCCTccgaggaggggggaggggaagaggaggaggagccagaggaggaggaggagtggtGGG GCGACGTCCCACTTTCCCCTGGAGAACCGTCGGAGCGGCCCGCCGAGGAAGAGGAGGACGATGAGGACGGCCCAGAGCCCGGGGGACTCGCTTTCCCACccctgccgccgccgcctccccctccgccgccgccccgcAGCCGAGAGCAGAGGCGGAACTACCAGCCGCGCTGGCGGGGCGAGTACCTGATGGACTACGACGGCAGCCGGCGCGGCCTGGTGTGCATGGTGTGCGGGGGCGCGCTGGCCACGCTCAAGGTCAGCACCATCAAGCGGCATATTCTGCAGGTGCACCCCTTCTCCATGGACTTCACGCCCGAGGAGCGCCAGACCATCCTGGAGGCCTACGAGGAGGCGGCACTACGCTGCTACGGCCACGAGGGCTTTGGACCGCCCGCCCCGGCACCGCGCGACGGCGGCGCGGACCTCAAGGCGGGCGCCGTGTGTCGGGCGTAG
- the ZFTA gene encoding zinc finger translocation-associated protein isoform X2, whose amino-acid sequence MDFNPARHGMVCMVCGSSLATLKLSTIKRHIRQKHPYSLHWSPREKEVISNSWDAHLGLGACGEAEGPGAQGAEEEEEEEEEEEEEGAGLQACPPKGPGKAPAGGGGRRQRRGGPGAPRARRRRLSASRRAGGSRGLGARRLERRLKESLQNWFRAECLMDYDPRGNRLVCMACGRALPSLHLDDIRAHVLEVHPSSLGLSGPQRSALLQAWGGQPEALSELTQSPPDDDLVPQDLTRKSRDSAPAAGAPSSQDLSPPDVKEEAGWVPERPGPAEEEELEEGERVGIPGRSPRGRDHRRHYQERWRLEYLMELDGGRRGLVCMVCGGALASLKMSTIKRHIRQRHPGSTRLSGPVRALIAQEWSEKAAHLLALGLPCPESPRDPAAPSTAAASEEGGGEEEEEPEEEEEWWGDVPLSPGEPSERPAEEEEDDEDGPEPGGLAFPPLPPPPPPPPPPRSREQRRNYQPRWRGEYLMDYDGSRRGLVCMVCGGALATLKVSTIKRHILQVHPFSMDFTPEERQTILEAYEEAALRCYGHEGFGPPAPAPRDGGADLKAGAVCRA is encoded by the exons ATGGACTTCAACCCTGCCCGTCACGGCATGGTGTGCATGGTGTGCGGCAGCTCCCTGGCCACTCTCAAGCTCAGCACCATCAAGCGACACATCCGCCAAAAGCACCCCTACTCCCTGCACTGGAGTCCCCGGGAGAAGGAAGTCATCAGCAACAGCTGGGATGCCCacctggggctgggggcctgtGGAGAGGCTGAgggcccaggggcccagggggctgaggaggaggaggaggaggaggaggaagaggaggaggaaggggctggCCTCCAGGCTTGCCCTCCCAAAGGCCCAG GCAAAGCCCCAGCTGGTGGGGGCGGCCGGCGCCAGCGGCGAGGGGGCCCAGGGGCACCCCGGGCTCGGCGTCGGCGCCTGTCTGCCTCccggagggctgggggcagcagggggcTGGGTGCCCGGCGCCTGGAGCGGAGGCTGAAGGAGTCCCTGCAGAACTGGTTCCGGGCAGAGTGTCTCATGGACTATGACCCGCGGGGGAACCGGCTGGTGTGCATGGCCTGTGGCCGGGCACTACCCAGCTTGCACCTGGATGACATCCGTGCCCACGTGCTGGAGGTGCACCCCAGCTCCCTGGGGCTCAGCGGCCCCCAGCGCAGCGCCCTGCTGCAAGCCTGGGGTGGCCAGCCCGAGGCACTGTCTGAGCTCACCCAGTCCCCACCAG ACGATGACCTCGTCCCCCAGGACCTGACCAGAAAGAGCCGGGACTCGGCCCCCGCTGCTGGAGCCCCCTCCTCTCAGGATCTCAGCCCCCCAGACGTAAAGGAAGAGGCTGGCTGGGTCCCTGAGAGGCCCGGGCcggcagaggaggaggagctggaggagggcGAGAGGGTGGGGATCCCGGGCCGGTCTCCGCGGGGCCGCGACCACCGCCGCCACTACCAGGAGCGCTGGCGGCTGGAGTACCTCATGGAGTTGGACGGCGGCCGGCGCGGCCTGGTGTGCATGGTGTGCGGGGGCGCGCTGGCCTCGCTCAAGATGAGCACCATCAAGCGGCACATCCGCCAGCGCCACCCGGGCTCCACGCGCCTCAGCGGGCCAGTCAGGGCCCTCATCGCCCAGGAGTGGAGCGAGAAGGCCGCCCACCTTCTGGCCTTGGGGCTGCCCTGCCCCGAGTCCCCCAGGGACCCTGCCGCCCCCAGCACAGCCGCAGCCTccgaggaggggggaggggaagaggaggaggagccagaggaggaggaggagtggtGGG GCGACGTCCCACTTTCCCCTGGAGAACCGTCGGAGCGGCCCGCCGAGGAAGAGGAGGACGATGAGGACGGCCCAGAGCCCGGGGGACTCGCTTTCCCACccctgccgccgccgcctccccctccgccgccgccccgcAGCCGAGAGCAGAGGCGGAACTACCAGCCGCGCTGGCGGGGCGAGTACCTGATGGACTACGACGGCAGCCGGCGCGGCCTGGTGTGCATGGTGTGCGGGGGCGCGCTGGCCACGCTCAAGGTCAGCACCATCAAGCGGCATATTCTGCAGGTGCACCCCTTCTCCATGGACTTCACGCCCGAGGAGCGCCAGACCATCCTGGAGGCCTACGAGGAGGCGGCACTACGCTGCTACGGCCACGAGGGCTTTGGACCGCCCGCCCCGGCACCGCGCGACGGCGGCGCGGACCTCAAGGCGGGCGCCGTGTGTCGGGCGTAG